Proteins from one Ahaetulla prasina isolate Xishuangbanna chromosome 2, ASM2864084v1, whole genome shotgun sequence genomic window:
- the PALM3 gene encoding paralemmin-3 yields the protein MAESSLFAQRLHAITERRRLQERILATRRELEEERLRVQRLKRKSLRERWLMEGTSMPADDKDHMSSLWEAESRVQDLQQDLSSLQSQMQDLDNMDLPQGQQQQSLKEVKQLDGIVKIVETSSSSPEKGNTTETKLELASVSPQEPMEAATKEELENGDMSGDGISDNECSSEKTGVKINPVTIEGGDFQLHQGKIEAAPTTKNLDPSEAPTAHQRKLAVEKMVIRDHLGQEVGSMDAVGQTQNFIRKEDELGDHDNIGNDCEEWSTSGNFCNVVDQKKTGCATKNHLDCDLGSRDGPEGASPTSHDQQNPSNLLQDSANCLDSSRKQGDSEQEVGLLVKEAVLMEMGQKELPEQNAEEAEPARNLAVCNVATEEAAGNQANHTQKEEMQECRGSDTIMLEGAEEGEETKQSVSDQIAPGQETTILSPLEEAKLDPVMTSSSSDQIPSLSDTKVSLPEQNPLSFQETEILFLQSEQSLLPNQSPSLLLDQSVSLQENKDSLLGQTPSPLPESFVASNPSSLQDHFSSPEQKAFSLQDDTTLQEAKDFLSDQTQSSIHEANGKNLDQISTALQECSDSVVDQILSTSPDQLTSLPEKISLHEGQRSPHILPAVLDQEQSVLEMKGPLPDIDPSVINQLSSLCDQIIPLEEANNSSLGEVSVPLQVQMPTVTETQTPLLSEGDTFPSSQIPLSENEKKETPTTGPDQIPLALQDQKPPFLDGKEVTGSLTDHSPLQNQTPSCLKDQAQPTVVEHMSVSVQDQTSSLKETEETVPGKTSPILVKKTPTLLDQTPTPNKDQGPILQETTVLDALSTVNQDSAQPLLDATVNSVNQELKEDRDANLASEAENTEIQENIAAEQQPLLNELKTAVKPQDISLGDQQQSKSGIQKHQGASVQEAPIYITTDGNPASCHLQPAASHQEEGQEQGQNRRKQKTCQCCLVM from the exons GAGCGGCGGAGGCTGCAAGAGCGCATCCTAGCCACCCGGCGGGAACTGGAAGAAGAGAGACTGCGAGTCCAACGCCTCAAG AGGAAATCCCTGCGCGAACGGTGGTTGATGGAGGGAACATCCATGCCTGCTGATGACAAGGATCACATGTCTTCTCTGTGGGAGGCAGAGTCTCGCGTCCAAGACTTACAACAAGATCTGTCCAG TCTTCAGTCTCAAATGCAGGACCTAGATAATATGGATCTTCCCCAAGGACAGCAGCAGCAGTCTTTGAAGGAAGTGAAGCAATTGGATGGCATTGTGAAG aTTGTTGAGACATCTTCCTCTTCTCCGGAAA AGGGAAATACTACTGAGACCAAACTTGAGTTGGCTTCTGTTTCTCCTCAAGAGCCCATGGAGGCAGCAACCAAAGAAGAACTGGAGAACGGAGATATGTCGGGAGATG GTATTTCTGACAATGAATGCAGCTCTGAAAAAACAGGAGTCAAAATAAACCCTGTGACTATAGAAGGTGGGGACTTTCAGCTTCATCAAGGGAAAATCGAGGCTGCTCCAACTACGAAGAATTTGGATCCTAGCGAAGCCCCTACTGCTCACCAAAGAAAGCTGGCAGTGGAAAAGATGGTCATCAGAGATCATTTGGGGCAGGAAGTGGGAAGCATGGATGCTGTTGGGCAAACACAGAACTTCATTAGGAAAGAGGATGAGTTGGGAGACCATGATAACATAGGAAATGACTGTGAAGAATGGAGTACTTCAGGTAATTTTTGCAATGTGGTGGATCAAAAGAAAACTGGTTGTGCTACCAAAAACCATCTGGACTGTGATCTTGGTAGCCGTGATGGCCCAGAGGGAGCATCTCCAACTTCCCATGATCAGCAAAACCCTTCCAACCTTCTGCAGGACAGTGCTAACTGCCTTGATTCCTCCAGGAAGCAGGGAGATAGTGAGCAGGAGGTAGGCTTGTTGGTCAAGGAGGCAGTTCTGATGGAAATGGGGCAGAAAGAAttaccagaacaaaatgcagaggAAGCAGAGCCTGCCAGAAATCTAGCAGTCTGTAATGTTGCTACAGAAGAAGCAGCAGGGAACCAGGCAAATCATACACAGAAGGAAGAGATGCAAGAATGCCGTGGATCAGACACAATAATGCTGGAAGGAgcagaagagggggaagagaCCAAACAATCTGTTTCAGACCAGATCGCTCCTGGTCAAGAAACAACCATTCTGAGCCCTTTGGAAGAAGCTAAGCTAGATCCAGTAATGACTTCATCTTCATCAGATCAGATTCCTTCTCTGTCAGATACTAAAGTATCCCTTCCAGAACAGAATCCATTATCTTTTCAGGAAACGGAAATTTTATTCCTGCAGTCAGAACAGTCGTTATTACCAAATCAGAGTCCATCACTCCTTTTGGACCAATCTGTTTCATTGCAAGAAAATAAGGATTCTCTTCTAGGTCAAACCCCATCTCCATTGCCAGAATCCTTTGTAGCATCAAATCCATCATCTCTGCAGGACCATTTTTCTTCTCCAGAACAGAAAGCATTCTCATTACAAGATGATACCACTCTTCAAGAAGCTAAAGACTTCTTATCAGACCAGACCCAATCATCCATACATGAAGCTAATGGAAAAAATCTGGACCAGATCTCAACTGCTCTTCAAGAATGTAGTGATTCTGTAGTAGATCAAATACTGTCTACCTCTCCAGACCAGCTCACATCTCTGCCAGAAAAGATTTCATTACATGAAGGGCAGAGATCACCCCACATCTTGCCAGCTGTTCTGGACCAAGAACAGTCTGTGTTGGAGATGAAAGGTCCCCTTCCAGATATTGACCCTTCTGTTATTAATCAACTCTCTTCTCTATGTGATCAAATCATTCCCCTTGAAGAAGCTAATAATTCTTCCTTGGGAGAAGTTTCAGTACCTTTGCAAGTCCAAATGCCAACTGTTACAGAAACTCAAACACCGCTTCTTTCTGAGGGTGATACATTTCCTTCAAGCCAGATCCCATTATCtgagaatgaaaagaaggagacaCCAACAACTGGGCCAGACCAGATTCCACTTGCCCTCCAGGACCAGAAACCCCCATTTCTGGATGGCAAGGAGGTGACAGGATCTCTAACTGATCATTCACCACTTCAGAATCAGACCCCTTCCTGTCTTAAAGACCAAGCTCAACCAACAGTAGTGGAGCACATGTCAGTCTCTGTGCAGGACCAAACCTCTTCCCTTAAAGAAACAGAAGAGACTGTTCCAGGAAAGACATCTCCAATTCTTGTGAAAAAGACGCCCACACTGTTGGATCAAACTCCAACCCCTAACAAAGACCAAGGTCCAATACTACAAGAGACAACTGTCCTTGATGCTTTGTCAACTGTGAACCAAGATTCTGCTCAACCCCTTCTGGATGCAACTGTAAATTCAGTGAATCAGGAATTGAAAGAAGATAGAGATGCTAATTTGGCTTCAGAAGCTGAGAACACTGAGATCCAAGAAAATATTGCTGCTGAGCAACAACCTTTGTTGAATGAGCTGAAAACCGCAGTAAAACCCCAGGACATTTCTCTAGGAGATCAGCAGCAGTCCAAGAGTGGGATCCAAAAGCACCAGGGTGCCTCAGTCCAGGAGGCCCCAATTTACATCACCACTGATGGCAATCCTGCCTCGTGCCACCTCCAACCTGCAGCATCACACCAGGAGGAGGGTCAAGAGCAGGGGCAGAACAGACGCAAGCAGAAGACATGCCAGTGCTGCTTGGTCATGTAA